A window of Candidatus Delongbacteria bacterium genomic DNA:
AATATGTAGCTTTTTCATCTTATATTGAAATCAACAATAGATGGGAACAATATTATGTGCAGAATAAATCCTAAAATAGACATCGCTTTCAAAAAGCTATTCGGTAGTGAAGAAAATAAAGATATTCTTAAAAGTTTTATAAATTCAGTTTTACCTGCTCATGAACAAGTTAAAAACCTTGAACTTAAAAATCCTTACAATTTAGCAACATATATTTCAGGTAAAAGTGGAATACTTGACGTAAAAGCACAAGCTGAA
This region includes:
- a CDS encoding PD-(D/E)XK nuclease family transposase — encoded protein: MCRINPKIDIAFKKLFGSEENKDILKSFINSVLPAHEQVKNLELKNPYNLATYISGKSGILDVKAQAE